The genome window CGACAAGCTGCTGAGCTCGCGCTACCACGCCGTCTGCCGGCGGAGCAAAGAGAGAAACTCCTCGCGCACCTTGCGGTCGGCGAAACACCCCCTCAGCGCGGAGGTTGTGGTCAACGCACCCGCCTTCTTCACCCCCCGCATTTCCACGCATAGATGGCGCGCTTCGATCACCACCATGACACCCTGGGGTTCGAGCTTGGTCCAGAGGAACTCCGCCACCTGCTCGGTCAATCGCTCCTGGAGCTGCGGCCGCTTCGCATAGAACTCCAAGATCCGCGGTAGCTTGGAAAGGCCTATGACTTCTGCTTCAGGGATATAGGCGATATGCGCATGGCCGTAAAACGGAACGAAATGATGGGCGCACATGGAGTAGAAGGGTATTTCCTTTTCGATCACCATGTGGTTGTATCCCTCTTCGTTCGGGAAAGTCGTGATTTTCGGCTCGGCCCCTTCTCTCAGGCCGTGAAACATTTCCAGATACATCTCCGCAACGCGGTGAGGAGTGTGTTTGTAGTTGGGATCACCGAGGTCGAGCTTCAGCTCTTGCATGATTGCGGCCATGTGTTCAGCCACGTTTTCGATAATTCTCTTTTCCTCTCCGCGAGCGATCGAGTTGTCGCCGTTGGTGGCCGAATCGGCCTGATTGCTTTTCTGTGAGTCGAAAATCGCTGGGTCATTCATGCCTTGCATTCCTCCGTGCACGGACAATCGCTGCACAGCGTATCGTATTCCGTCCCACTCCACTACCCAGGCTCGACGGCTCTGCGGCAAAACGGCTCAACGGCAAGACGATTCGGCACGACCGCGGTCCCGACAACGGCTCGCGCCGCTTGGCCGTCTTGCCGCGGAACGGTGGGTGGAGAATCTCCAAGGGCTGTACAGCCGTCTTCCCGTGGGTGGGCAGGCGGCGGAATCCGTGTGGCAGTCTGCCGGGCCGACGGGTGGGCGCTCTGTTACCATCCCGGCGATGCCTGAATTCACTCCGCGCAAGATTCTCATCACCGGATCTCGTGGTCAGCTCGGCCGCGCTGTGGCGGACGCCTGTGCATTTCGGGATATCGATTTTGAAGGCCGTGATATCGATACACTCAACATCACCGATGCCGACGCCGTTGTGAGATGGATCGAGGCTGCAAAGCCCACCGACGTCGTCAACTGCGCGGCCTTCACCGCAGTCGACGACTGCGAGGCCGACGAGCAGCAGGCTTTACTGGTGAACGGAACCGCCGTCGGACACATGGCGGACGCCTGCAACGCGGTCGGAGCGAATCTCGTTCAGATCTCGACAGACTATGTCTTCGCCGGAGACGGCAGTCGACCATACCGCGAGGATGACCCGGTCGCACCGATGAGCGCATACGGTCGAACCAAGCTTCGCGGGGAGGAGCTCGCCACCCGCGCCAACGGACATCTCGTTGTGCGCACCGCCTGGCTTTACGGACATGGTGGACGCAATTTTGTCGAGGCCATACGAAGCCAGATCGACAAGTCTGCGAGGAGTCTTCGAGTCGTGGCAGATCAACGGGGGAGCCCAACATTTTGTGGCGATCTCGCGGACGCGGTCCTCGACCTCATCACCGTCGGAGCCACAGGAATCGTACACGCCGTCAACTCCGGCGAGACGACCTGGCATGGGTTCGCGGTCGCCATCGCTGACCTTCTCGGCAAGGAGATCGAGATTCAAAAGGTAACGACCCAGGAGTTCCCGAGACCGGCCCACCGGCCCGCGTACTCCGTTCTCGACACTTGCCGTCTGGAAACCCTGCTCAACAGAGCCCTCCCCTCCTGGGACGACGCTTTGCGGCGCTACCTGGATATACCGTGCGCGTCCTCATAACCGGTGTCTCCGGATTCGTCGGGCACTACTTGGTCGAGCATATCGTCGAAGCTTCACCCGAAGCCGACATCTGGGGTCTGCTCTGGGCAGGTGAATTTGCCAACGCTCCTCGCTCGGTTTTTGCAATCGAGGGCGATCTCACCAACATCTATTCACTGAAAAACGCCGTCGACCAGGCGAAACCGGAGGTTGTCTTCCACCTCGCCGCAGCCTCGTCGGTTGCGAGTTCATGGGACAACCCAGGGCTGTTTCTCGAAGTCAATGCACTCGGAACCGTCAACTTGCTGGAGGCAGTCCGCGATTACGATGCGAGGATCGTTGTGTCTTCGTCGGCCGAGATCTACGGTGCGGTTCCAATGGCGGAACAACCGATCGTCGAATCGGCACCGCTGGCACCGATTTCGCCGTACGGAGTGAGCAAGGCGTCGCAGGATCTCGTGACAGCGCAATACTTCCACGGTCACGGCCTCGACACCGTTCGGATCAGACCCTTCCACCATACGGGACCGAGGCGGCCAGCGCGCTTCGTTGCCTCGAGTTTCGCCCGGCAGATCGCCCGCATCGAACGCGGCCTCGACCCACCCTGCCTGGCGGTCGGAAACCTCGAGGCCATTCGAGATATCACCGATGTCAGAGACGTTGTACGAGCCTACTGGCTGGGCGCGATGCACGGCAAAGGCGGAGAGGCCTACAACGTCTGTTCGGGTCGCCAGACGACAATGCAGCAGGTGCTCGACGGCCTGCTCACCCTGACCGACATCGAGGTCGAGATCGAGGTGGATCCGGCGCGGATGAGAGTCGCAGACATCCCGTGCCAAGTCGGCGACAACAGCCGTTTCAGCGATCTGACTGGGTGGCGGGCCGAAATCCCGCTGGAGCAGACCCTCGGCGATCTCCTCGATTGGTGGCGCGACAGGGTCAGAGATCATTGATCAGTATTCGGTGATCAGTCTCGCACGTAGAGCAGCGACTTGAGTACCGGCACCCGCCGTGGCAGAGTGCCCGAAGGAGGATCGGCCACATGAGCAACGACCGGCGCAACCGGATCGCCCAATGGGCATTCGACACACGGGCCATTCTCGGCCGCTTCCACCTGTGGCTTGAGGATGTCGAACTACAGGGAATTACGAACTCGACAACCGAGGGCATCTCGTTCGTCGAAGGCTCGTTGGAACGGGCTTTCGTCATGGCGACGGCAGTGACAGCTCTCGGTACGAGGCTCTTCGGCCGCTGGGGAGAAGGCGCTGACCTCGACAAGGCGGGTATCAACCGCGTGAAGAAAGATGCCGACGCCGTTTCAGCTTACGCCATGTCCGAGGCACTTTGGTATCTCACGCGAAGTCTGCCGGAGAACCACGCTGTGATGATTTCCCTCGGCGAAGGGCTGATGCCCAAGGCCGGCGAGACACCCGAAATGGGATCCAACCCCTTGCTGGGTTTCGGCAGAGTCTACGCGCGGCCTCAGGTCGCCCGTTTCCTCGACCGCCGAGTCCACCGCCTGGTCAACGACCCATCTTACGAGTGGCCAAATTTCTGGCTCGATCTCCAAACCGCCGGCATCACCGTATGGGGTGCGGCAGTAGACACGCTCGAGAACACTTCCCGTTTCGCCAAGGGCAGTCCATCCGGCCCGATGACGGTACTCCACCTGTTCAATCAGCCGCTCAAGGTGGCCCGACCGTACGAGGGCTACATGGGCAATCTGGCGTTGCCGCAAGCGGTGGTCTCGCGAGCAGCGGAGAAATCGATTCTGATCGACTTCAAAACACCTCGGGCCAAGGTCATGGAAGCGATTCGTGACACCTATCCCAACCTAGCGCCGGAGAACGTTCACGTGTGGACACTCGGCGGGCCTTCCCGCGTGAATCGACTCAGCGCCCTGTGGGCGGAGTGGGAGGCGGTTGGTGCACACCTGGTCGAGGATGGCTGGATCCTTCCCCAGACCTCGCAACCGGTATTCACTGAATCCGGCACCTATGCACCCACTTTCCGCATCGGGCCGTATGCGGATGATGAGGGAAGGACCCATCTCTTCATCTGCGACGGGTATGCCGCCTCAGCCGAAGCCATGCAGGCGGCCAGCCTCGATCCGATACTCGACCTTTCCACTTCGATGTGCCTTTTCTCGTCTCAATTCAAGGCCTCCATTGGGCGGGAGCAGCACATCATCACTCTCGACCCCGACAGCGACGATTTCGAGGCCGAACTCGCCGCGACGCTCGAAGCCGAGATCGAGCCCGATTTCGTCGATGCGTATCGAGCGAGCCTGCAATCGGCGCGGGAAGCCTTGATGCCAGTCGACCAACGCACGCTGACGGCGGATGATTTTTTCCCGCTCAAGGAGTGGCGAGTTCTTGCCCTCGCCGGTTATCTGCTCCCCGATCCTTACAGTGGATCTGAAGGAGTGAAGCAGGTGGCCGAAGACACGTTTCGGGTCACGACTCGTGCCGCGACCCGTCTCGGTCTGGTTGACGCGACTGTCGAGCTGCGGCTGATGGAACCATTTGAGGAAATGCGAATGGTTTTTTCGCCGCTGCTCGATCGCTTTTACTCAGGGCAGGATTACCGGCGGCGAGCGGTCAAAATCTCGGATTCGGGCCGTATTCGCAACGAGCTCCAGACCCTCTGCTCAGAGGCCATCGAGTATCTGCCCGGAGACAGCATGCTGGTGCGCTTCAGTCAGATCGACGAATCGGTCATGCCGTCAGACAAACGAGAGCTGATCCGCGAGGTTCTGAAATGGTACAAGGCCAACCATCCGATCTGGTTCACATGGCTGGAGATGGATTAATCACGCTCGATGCTCGATGCTCGATGCTCGATGCTCGATTCAACCAATCACTAAATCGTAAGGCTGAATTGTCAAAGGGTGGGCGAACGGAACGAGAAACGAGTATCGAGAGACGAGTATCTGGCTGGCGGGTGGGCGGAGCAAATATCGAACATCCAACATCGAAGATCGAGATCTGTTTTTCAGCGCTATCGCAGCTTTTCGAGAGTCGCACGCACTTCTGGATCGATCGGCACCGGTCTGCCCGATCGCCTTTCAACGCATGCGAGACGGGTAACGGCCTCTGCAGCCACCTCGATTCCGGACTGCACCAGGTACTCGAAATCGAACGAGGCACCCCTGAGCTCGCCGACCCTGAGCCATACGCGAACCTCGTCCTCCAGCGCCACCGGCCGCTTATAGTCGATCTCGAGGCGTTTGACGAAGAACGGAATCTGCAACGCATCCCGACCACCGAACAATTCGGTCCACGCCTCGGTACGAGCGATCTC of Acidobacteriota bacterium contains these proteins:
- a CDS encoding acyl-CoA thioesterase, whose translation is MDDYPFSCPIQVRWRDLDAFGHVNNATFASYLEIARTEAWTELFGGRDALQIPFFVKRLEIDYKRPVALEDEVRVWLRVGELRGASFDFEYLVQSGIEVAAEAVTRLACVERRSGRPVPIDPEVRATLEKLR
- the rfbD gene encoding dTDP-4-dehydrorhamnose reductase, yielding MPEFTPRKILITGSRGQLGRAVADACAFRDIDFEGRDIDTLNITDADAVVRWIEAAKPTDVVNCAAFTAVDDCEADEQQALLVNGTAVGHMADACNAVGANLVQISTDYVFAGDGSRPYREDDPVAPMSAYGRTKLRGEELATRANGHLVVRTAWLYGHGGRNFVEAIRSQIDKSARSLRVVADQRGSPTFCGDLADAVLDLITVGATGIVHAVNSGETTWHGFAVAIADLLGKEIEIQKVTTQEFPRPAHRPAYSVLDTCRLETLLNRALPSWDDALRRYLDIPCASS
- a CDS encoding GDP-mannose 4,6-dehydratase, encoding MRVLITGVSGFVGHYLVEHIVEASPEADIWGLLWAGEFANAPRSVFAIEGDLTNIYSLKNAVDQAKPEVVFHLAAASSVASSWDNPGLFLEVNALGTVNLLEAVRDYDARIVVSSSAEIYGAVPMAEQPIVESAPLAPISPYGVSKASQDLVTAQYFHGHGLDTVRIRPFHHTGPRRPARFVASSFARQIARIERGLDPPCLAVGNLEAIRDITDVRDVVRAYWLGAMHGKGGEAYNVCSGRQTTMQQVLDGLLTLTDIEVEIEVDPARMRVADIPCQVGDNSRFSDLTGWRAEIPLEQTLGDLLDWWRDRVRDH
- the folE gene encoding GTP cyclohydrolase I FolE; the protein is MNDPAIFDSQKSNQADSATNGDNSIARGEEKRIIENVAEHMAAIMQELKLDLGDPNYKHTPHRVAEMYLEMFHGLREGAEPKITTFPNEEGYNHMVIEKEIPFYSMCAHHFVPFYGHAHIAYIPEAEVIGLSKLPRILEFYAKRPQLQERLTEQVAEFLWTKLEPQGVMVVIEARHLCVEMRGVKKAGALTTTSALRGCFADRKVREEFLSLLRRQTAW